One Alphaproteobacteria bacterium genomic window carries:
- the moaB gene encoding molybdenum cofactor biosynthesis protein B, producing the protein MPIDEKRRFLPVSIAILTVSDTRTEADDRSGDTLVERLQQAGHVLADRAIVKDAAALIETRFRAWIDNPEIDCVISTGGTGVTGRDVTPEALDRVCEKKIQGFGELFRWISYQKIGSSTIQSRADAGVAKGTYLFVLPGSTGACRDGWDEILANQLDNRFRPCNFVELMPRLQER; encoded by the coding sequence ATGCCGATTGACGAAAAGCGGCGCTTTCTGCCCGTATCCATCGCCATCCTGACGGTTTCCGATACCCGGACCGAAGCGGACGACCGTTCGGGCGACACGCTGGTGGAGCGCCTGCAGCAGGCAGGGCACGTGCTGGCGGACCGGGCCATCGTGAAGGACGCCGCGGCGCTGATCGAGACCCGGTTCCGGGCCTGGATCGACAACCCCGAAATCGACTGCGTGATTTCCACGGGCGGCACCGGCGTCACCGGCCGCGACGTCACGCCGGAAGCGCTCGACCGGGTCTGTGAAAAGAAAATCCAGGGGTTCGGCGAACTGTTTCGCTGGATCAGCTACCAGAAGATCGGCAGTTCGACGATACAGAGCCGCGCCGATGCCGGGGTCGCAAAAGGCACCTATCTGTTCGTGCTGCCGGGATCGACCGGCGCCTGCCGCGACGGCTGGGATGAAATCCTGGCCAACCAGCTCGATAACCGCTTTCGTCCCTGTAACTTCGTCGAACTGATGCCCCGGTTGCAGGAACGTTAG